Within Dictyoglomus sp., the genomic segment GGAAAAAATATTGAATTAAAAACCATTGATCCAAAGGATAAAGAGAAGATATCAGCAAAGAAGAAAGAAATAGCAGAGATTTTGAGGAAATTAAGTGATACAAGAAAACAGTTAATAGAAGAAATAAAAAAGATTTTAAGTGAGGAACAGAGGAAGAAGCTGGATAAATATTTTAAATTTAGATTCCATCCTTGGGGTAAACTATGAGTAGAGAAATAGAAAAAAGTTTGGAGCTTAATAATGTTTCCTCTCAGCTCGATTCTCCTTTAGGCTGGGAGGAAAAGACTAATTTATCAGATAAAGCATTAATATCTTTAATTAAGTCTGGAGATAGAGAAGCTTTTAATATTTTAGTTAAAAGATATGAAAAAAAAGTTTTTAATATTTTATATTTACAATTAGGTCCCATAAGTGATTTAGAGGATTTAGCGCAAGAGGTTTTTATAAAGATATTTAAGAATATAAATAAATTTAGAGGGGAAGCTCAATTCTCAACATGGCTTTACAGGATTGTTTTAAATCTTAGTTATGACTACAAGAGAAAAAATAAAAATATCTTTTCTTTAGATGAAAATATTGATTACGAAAGTGAGGAAACTTTTGAAAATATTTTACCTACTTCAGAGGAAGATCCAGAAAAAGTCTTGGAGAGATTAGAGGTTCAAAGAAAAATAAGAGATGCTATAAAAGGTTTATCAAAAGAGTATCAAGAAGTAATAATATTAAGAGAATTTGAGGGTTTATCCTATGAAGAGATAGCAAAGGTTCTAAACTGTCCAGTAGGAACAGTAGAATCTCGATTATTTAGAGCAAGAGAAGAGCTTAGAAAGAAACTAATAAAGGAGTGGAAAGAGTCGTGAAATGTAAAGAAGCAAAAAGATTGATTTCTCTATATATTGACGGAGAAATTCCTCCTGATAAGAGGTTTGAATTGGAGGAACATCTGAGCAATTGTTTTTATTGTAAAAGAGAGTTAGAAGAACTAATATTTATAATTAGAGAAATTCACAAGCTTCCTAAAGTAAAATCTTCTCTTAATTTTGTTGATAGCCTTTGGTATAGATATCAGGAAGAAAAGACAAGACAAAGGAGTTTTAAAAAGCTAATTTTTATTGTGAGCCTAGTTTTTACTTTGATATTTATTTTCCTTTTATCTCAAAAGATTTGGATTCCTAAATCAGAACCTCAAGAATTGCAAACTTTCTATGAAATCCATAGTAAGTGGAAGAGAAATTTCATCTTTGAAGAACCCTTTGTGGATTTTGTTTTGTATCAGAATAGATAGGAAAGATGAAAAAAATAATTTTTGTTATTCTAATTATTTCTTTTTCTTTTTCTCTCTCGACTTTTGATATTCTTCAAGAGGCTTTAGAAAAAGATGGCAAGATCTCTCTTCAGGGAATAGAAATAAATATTTTTTACGATGAAAATGGGATGCCTAAAATTTCTATCTCAAGAGTAATATATGGAGGAAATTATAAGTTAAGAAGGGAATATCTAGCTCCTTCACTCTTTCTGGGAAGAATAATTATTGATGATGGAGTTAAAAAATTTGAATACATTCCAAATCTCAGAAGATTAATTATTTCCACTTCAGGCTTTATAAATGATTCTAGAGAAATAAAAAAAAGGATAGAGCTTATTAAAAAGAACTATAAAATTCTAAATTTGGGGATAGAAACTATAACGGATAGAAAAGCAATAGTAATACTATTGGTTTCAAAATATACCAATTTGCCTGTTCTTAAATTGTGGATTGACATAGAAACTTATTTTATCCTAAGAAAGGACAAATACAACAGTGATGGAAAACTACTTTCTAGAACCTTTTTTAGTGAGATTAAATATGGAGAATCCTATCCTAATTCTCTTTTTAAGCCCGATCCTCTATGGAAAACAGAGAATGTTATTAATGAACCTATATTTAAAGAAATTGATATTAAAAGTTCTGGAGAGATACCCTTAGAACTTCCCTTGGGATATGTTTTAGAAAAATTGTTTTTAATTCCTCAAGTAGAAGATTTTATTATTTACTATTATAGATATACTGATGGTTTAAATACTTTATCTTTCTTTAAAACAAATATTCCTTTAAAGAAGATTAGGGAACCAATAAAAGTAGGTAGCTTTAAAGGAATGTTAGAAGAGTCTCTTTTTTGGAAATCTTTTATGTGGCAGGATGAAATCTGGACTTATTTCTTAATTGGAGATATTCCTTATAATAAAATTGAAAATTTTCTGAAAAAACTCTTTCCTTGATAAAACAGCTTCCTTTACATAATTTACATTTTCTTTTTCCATGTTCCACTATTAAAGCATGATATTCATTAAATAATTGATATATTGGAAAAAGAAAATTTTGAAATAAACTTTGCCATTGTTCATAGGATAACGAAAATTCTAAAATACCAAGACAAGAAAAAATCTTTCTTGTGTAGTTATCAATAACGAAAACAGGTCGGTTAAAAGCATATAGAAGAATAGAATCAACTGTTTCTTTTCCCAAACCAGAAATTGATAAGAGTTTTTCTCTCAAGAGAAAAGTGGTTTCTTTCGAAATTTTGTCAAGTTTTCCGTCATAGGATTTAAATAGAAAATCTAAAAAATTTTTAATCCTTCTTGCTTTTATTTTATAAAAGCCACAGGGTCTTATTAAATCTTCTAATTTTTCAAGGGAAATATAATACAATTTATCGGGATCAAGAAGTTTTTTGTTTTTAATGTTGGCTATAGCTTTTTCTACGTTATTCCAGTTAGTGGCTTGAGTTAAAATTGCACCTATAATTACTTCAAAGGATGAATCTGCAGGCCACCAGTACTGAGGACCATATTTTTCAAATAATATTTTAAAGATTTCCTCTATGAGGTTCAATGCCTAAAATGTCTAATATTTATCATAACTAGTATAATTCCTAATTCTTCTGCTTTTTTAATGACTTCCTCATCTCTTATAGAACCAGAAGGTTGAATAATTGCCTTTATTCCATATTTTCCTGCCAATTCTATGGAGTCAGGAAAAGGAAAGAATGCATCTGAGGCAAGATATGCATCTTTTGCCTTTTCTCCTGCTTTTTCTAAGGCAATTTTTACTGAGTCGACTCGATTCATCTGTCCTGCCCCAATACCAAGAGTAGTTTTATTCTTACTTACTACAATGGCGTTGGATTTTGTATGTTTTACTACTTTTAGTGCAAAAATAAGTTCTTCTAAATCTTTTTCATTGGGTTTTTTAGAAGTTTTGACTTCATATTCATTTATAAGAGAATTATTAAATTCTTGAATTAGAAATCCTGTTTTGAGGGATTTTATCTCCCATGGATTTTTATTATCTTCTTTATATATAAGTACCCTTAAATTCTTTTTCTTTTCAAATATTTTTCTTGCAGATTCAGTAATATTCTTTGCAATAATAACTTCAAAAAAGTATTTACTCATTTCTATTGCACATTCATCATCTATGGTAAAATTACAGGCGACAATTCCACCGTATGCAGATATGGGATCTGACTCGTATGCTTTTCTAAAGGCAGATACTGGATGGGAAGACTCGGAAACACCACAAGGATTATTATGTTTTATAATTGCACAAGCAGGTTCTGAAAATTCTATTATTAAATTCCAGGCGGAATCTAAATCCAAGAGATTATTATAGGAAAGCTCCTTTCCTTGTAGTTTTTCCCAAGGCATTTTTTGATAAGGAAGAAGATAATAACTTGCCTTTTGATGAGGATTTTCTCCATATCTTAAGTCTAGTTCTTTTTTTAAAGAAATATTTATAATATCAGGAAAATCATTAGAAAGGAAATTTGTTATAATTTGGTCATAGAAACTTGTATAAGAAAAAGCCTTGATGGCCAGTTTCTTTCTGAATGTTTCATCTATTTGATTGTTTTTAAGTCTTTCTATTACTTCTTGATAGTCTTCAGGTGAAGAAATTACTAACACATAGGGATAATTTTTAGCACTTGCTCTTAAAAGACTAACTCCTCCAATATCAATATTCTCTAAAACCTCTTCCATAGTAACGTCTTTCTTTTTTATTACTTCAGAAAAGGGATATAAATTACAGACTACGATATCAATTAAAGGAATATTATTCTTGCGGAGTTCTTCTAAATCTTCTTCTTTGTTTCTTCGTGCTAAAATTCCTGCAAAAATTTTAGGGTGTAATGTTTTTACTCTTCCTCCAATTAGTTCTGAAAAACCAGTAAATTCAGAAATTTCGTGAACAGGAATATTTTCTTTTAATATTTCCTTTGCAGTAGAATGAGTAGCTATAATTTCATATCCTAAGTTATATAATTCTTTTGCAAAATTTCTTATTCCTTCTTTATTATATACACTAATTAAACACCAAGGCATAGTCTATTGTTTCTTAAATTCCTCAGGATTTATATTTTGCAAAAATTTTTCTAATTCCTCATCAGAAGCATATTCTTCAATAATACCTGCTTCATCAAAAACTTGAGACTCTACATATATGGGGGACTGTGTTCTCAAAGCAAGAGCCATAGCATCACTAGGTCTTGAATCAATTTCAATAACTTTATCTCCATCTTCAAGAAAAATAGTTGCATAAAAAGTTCCTTCTTTTAAACTGTGAATCAATATCTTTTGTACTTTTATTTTTAAATTATCTAAAATATTTTTAATTAGGTCATGAGTTAGAGGCCGAGGAGTACTAACTTTTTCAAGAGCAATGGCAATGGCATTTGCTTCAAAGGGACCAATCCATATAGGAAGTAATTTTTTTCCTTCTTTTTTTTCTTTTAAAACTACTACAAATTGATTTGTCTGAGGATCTAAATTTAAACTTAATATATATGCTTCAAGCATCATTATAATCACCTCTTTTTTACTTTTTACTTTATCTTACCTTAAATCTCTTTCTTTGTAAATCATGTTATAATTTCAGTCATATGATTAAAGGGAAAGAAATAAAAGGGATATTTATATTAACTTTAGTAACTTTAATATGGGGAAGTACCTTCTCTATGTCAAAAATATCTCTCCAGTACGTATCGCCTATAATTCTGCTTTCATTAAGATTTACTCTTGGTACTATTTCTCTTTTTGTTTATCTCTTATTTTTTTCAAAAAATAATTTTAAAATAACAAAATCAGGAATAATTTTGGGTGTTATAAATTTTTTAGCTATTGCCTTTCAAACCTTTGGTTTAAAATATACATCTGCAACAAAAACAGCCTTTATTACAGGGATCTCTGTCCTTTTTGTTCCTTTTGGTGAAAAAATTTTATTTAAGAATAAAATATCTAAAAATGTTTGGATAGCGGTAGTTTTAGCTATTTTAGGACTTTTCTTTTTAACAGTTGATTTTAAAGAGCTGTCAGAGATAAATATAGGAGACTTTTTAGTTCTTTTATGTGCTATTACCTATACATTGCAAATTCTTTTTATCTCCTATGTTGTCCATAAAGCGGATATATCTAATCTTGCCTTTGTAGAATTATTAATAACATCTCTTCTATCATGGTTCTTTGCTATTCCAGAGATATATAATTTATCTTTTGAAAATTTAGTTTTTGCTTTTCCTCCTATTTTATATCTTGGAATAATCGCTACTGCTTTAACTTTAACTTTACAGCTTTTAGGACAAAGATATCTCTCTCCATCTAAATCTGCAATAATCTATAATCTTGAACCTGTTTTTGCTTTTTTATTTGCAAGAATTTTTTTGAATGAAAGATTAAAAATAGGGCAGGGGATAGGAGCGATTTTAATAATTCTTTCTCTTTTCCTATCCCTGCCTCAATTTTCTATTTTAAATAAGAAGAAAAGGGGATAACTTTAGTTAGAATATAAGTCAAGAAAGAATTTATTCCTGCTTTTATTAAATTAAAGGGAATAATTACAGGAACTATTAAAGCCAAAACTTCTTTAACGGAAACCCCAAGATAAATTGGAGTAAATATTAAATTTGCAATGGACATTACTCCTGCCATAGATAGAGTCCCTAATATGAGAGGGATTTCCAATTTTTTCATTCTTTTAAAGAAAAGGCCAGCAACACTAATTAAAGTTCCTGTAGCAATAAAATGCATCAGGGCACCAATGGGACCACCTTGTCCTGTAATCAATGCCATAAGAATTGATACAATTAGAGTTGCTAATAATCCTTCAAATACTCCTATATAGAGAGCAACAATTAATAAAGGAATATCTCCTGGATCGTATAAAAGATAGGAAGCTTGGGGAAGAATTGGGAAATAGATGGTGATAGATAAAATTAAGGAAATACCAGTAAACAGCGATACTAATACTAGTTTTTTAGTACTCATCTTATCTAACCTCCTTTAAAAAAATTTATTAAAAAAAAGCCCCAAGGTAAAAACCTTGGGGCAACTTTTTCTTCTTCAAAAATTTAAGCTACCTTCTCCCATCCGGACTTTACCGTCGGCTCTGGATTCTCACCAGATCTGCAAGCTTTTCGCTTGCTCGCAGGCTTAGATACCCTCTAATTAGGGTATCATCACTGCCGGTCGGGAATTGAAGGTATTAAAACCTTCTCACCCTGCCCCGAAGGTAGTTTACCTTATTTGAAGTCAATTTTTTAAATTTCTAAGGAAAGTTCAGAAGGATAAGCTACAACTCCTACCGTTCCTGGTCCACCATGAACACTTAATGCTGCACCTAGTTTTGATATTATAACATCCTTTACTGCAAATTTTTTTGAAATTTCTTCTTTTAATTTTTCTAGTTCATTATATACTCCTGCATGTACTAAACCAAGATTTAATAAGGTTTTTTCTTTAAAAAATTCCTGCATAAGACTTACAATTCTTTTATAGGCCTTTAATCTTCCATGAGCTTTATCTAATGCAAAAATTACTCCTTCCTCATCAATAGAGAGTATAGGATTAATATTTAAAGCTTCTGCTAAAAGAAATTTTGCTTTGCCGATTCTTCCTCCTGCTGCTAAATATTTGAGAGTATCACTAGTTAAAGCATGAAAAATTCTTTTTCTTAATTTTTTAATATGCTCTATAGTTTCTGGAATCTTCCAACCTTTTAAAGATGCCTTTGCTGCTTCCATCACTAAAATTCCTGTACCAAGAGATACAGATTTGGAATCAAAAACCTCTATTTCTGCTTTTGGATTTTCCTCTTTTATTATATTTTTGGCATTAAAAGCAGACTGAAAAGCTCCACTTCCCCAAGAAGTTATGTGAATACTTAAAATTGATTTTCCCAAATCTATAAGTTTTTTAAATAACTCATAATATTCTCCAACTCCAGGGCATGCAGTCTTAGGTAAGTTATTCACATTGTTTTTTAAATATTCCCAAACTTCTTCTGAAGTAATATCTACTTTCTCTTTGTATTCTTTATTATTCATATGTATATAATAATGGACAATATTTATTCCATATTTTTCTACTAATTCATCGGGAATATCAGAAGTTGTATCTGTTATCACACTGAAACTTTCTTTTGTTTCCACTTTAACCTCCTAAGCTATATTTTTCATTATAAAATATATAGTCTCTTTTTGTAAATATATTCTTCTACTAAAGGAGGAACTAAATATCTTATTGACCTTCCCATTCTAATTCTTTCTCTTATCTCTTGAGCAGAAATGGGGAAATATGGAAAATCAAAAAACAATATTTTTTCTTTATATTTCTCAATAAAATCTTCTAAATCCATGTTGAAGTTTTCTTCACCCCTTTTTCCTACAATTAATCTGCATAGATTTATCACTTTCTCAGGATTCTTCCATGATAAAAATTGACTAAAGGCATCGCTTCCTAAAAGGAGAAATATTTCTTTGTCTCTATAAAGATTTTTTATTTCTTCTAAGGTATCGACAATATATGATCTTCCTTCTCTTCTAATTTCAATATCGGAAACTTCAAAATAAGAAACATTAATTGTTGCTAATAAAACCATTTCATACCTTTCTATTTCTGAGGCTAAAGGAATATTTCTATGAGGAGGAATTTTATTAGGGATAAAGATTATTTTTTCTAAGTTAAAATTCTCTTTTGCGGATTCTGCAAACCATAAATGTCCATTATGAATTGGATCAAAGGTTCCACCTAAAATCCCAATCTTATTACTCATTTTCAAGTATTAATTGAGAATGAGGAAAAGAATAGTATTTAAAAAAATAATTTCCAATTTTTATTAATTCTCCGTCATTGACTTTGTTTTTACGTATAAGTTTTAAAATGCCTCTTCTACGAATATAGTTTATAAAATAACTTTGTGCTTGAAAATCATAAAGATTTAACCTGTTTGCCAAGCTTGTTGATTTTGGATCATTAAGAATCCAGAAATTGTCCTCTTTTTGAAGTGAAATTACATCCTCTTTTAGGTCTTCTTTTTCTTTTATCTCTATCATCTGAGGAACCTCTAAAACTTCCTTTAAGTTCTCCCAAACTAATTTAACAAATTCCTCTAAATTTAATTTAAATTTAGCGGAAATAAAAATAAAGGGAAAATTCAATTGAGATAACCAATTTTTAATCTCATCTAAATTTTTTTGAGTTTCAGGAAGATCAATTTTGTTAATAGCAATAATTCTTTTTTTGTCTAGTAGTTTTGGATTATAAAGTCCCAATTCTTTTTCAAGAATAGAGTATGCCTTTTGGGGTGGATTTATTTCATCGCTTCCATCAAGAAGAAATATTAAAAGATGTGTTCTTTCAATATGTCTTAAGAATTCGTGTCCCATTCCTTTCCCTAAATGAGCTCCTTCAATAAGACCTGGTATATCTGCAATGGTAAAGCTAAAATCTTCTCTTTGGACTACTCCTAAATTAGGAAACTTTGTAGTAAAAGGATAATCTCCAATCTCAGGATGGGCTGAGGTTATTTGGGAAAGAAGGGTTGATTTTCCAGCATTAGGAAGTCCTACTAGTCCGACATCTGCGATAATTTTTAATTCTAAATATATCCACCTTTCTTCTCCTTTTTCACCTTTCTCTGCAAAATAGGGGGTTTGTCTCGTTGAAGTAGCAAAGGAAGAATTTCCTCTTCCTCCTTTTCCTCCTTTTGCAACAGTTACTCTTTGTCCAGGATAAACGAGATCTTCAATAAGTTCATTGGTTTCAGCATCAAAAACTAAGGTTCCTATTGGGACTTTTATAATTAAATCCTTTCCGTTCTTTCCATTTTGCTTCTTTCCTTTTCCATGGGAACCTTTTTCTGCGATGAAGTGTCTTTTATAGTAAAAATCTAAAAGAGTATCCAAATTTTCATCCGCCTCAAGAATTACATCTCCACCTTTTCCCCCATCTCCACCATCAGGACCCCCTTTGGGAGTAAACTTTTCTCTTCTAAAAGAAACACACCCATTCCCCCCGTCTCCCCCTTTTACAAAGATTTTTACTTTATCTATGAACATTTATTGAATTGGTATCACATTAACTATCTTTTTTCCTTTTTTAATGGAAAATTTTACAATTCCAGGAGCTAAGGCAAAAAGAGTATGATCTTTACCCATTCCAACATTTAATCCAGGATGAAATTTTGTTCCCCTTTGTCTAATAATAATGTTTCCAGGATATACAATTTCATCCTGAAATTTTTTAACTCCTAACCATTTAGGATTACTATCCCTTCCATTTCTGCTTGCTCCACCAGACTTTTTATGAGCCATTTATATCACCTCTTTATTGAATTTCAATATTTTGAATTGCTAATCTTGTAAAGGGTTGTCTGTGTCCATATTTTCTTCTATAATGCTTTTTTCTTTTAAACTTAAAAACTATTACCTTAGGATATTTATCCTGTTTTAAAACTTTTGCAGTAATTTTTACTCCCTCTAAATAAGGCTTTCCTATCAATACTTCGCCATCTTTATTTAAAAGAAGAATTTTATCTAAGATAACCTCTTCGCCCTCTTTTGCATTTATCTTTTCCACCTCAATTATACTTCCAACAGACACTTTATACTGTTTTCCTCCTGTTTCTACAACTGCAAACATCTATTCCCTCCTTCAAATTTATTTTTCTTATGTAAAATTCAGACAATACAATTTATCATTTTAAAAATCTTTTTGTCAAGATTAATTTTAGAATTAATGATGTCCCTTGAGATAATCTTAAAAATTTTTTAAACTTTTATCTTATAAATCCTATGATATAATTGACAGAGTAATAAAGAAAGAGATAAAGAAGGGAGGAATATAATATGTCAAGAAAGTGTGATATTTGCGGAAAGGGTCCTTGGGTAGGATTACAAGTGAGCCATTCCCATAGAAGGACCAAAAGAAGATGGCTTCCAAACATTCAAAAGGTTAAAGCAGTGGTTAATGGAAAAATTACAACTCTAAAGGTTTGTACGAGATGTCTTAAAGCAGGAAAGGTAGTAAGGGCAGTGTAGCGCCATGGGAGAAAAAATTAAGGATATCATAGATTTTATAGTAGAAAAGGAAAAAGAGATAGAAAATAGCATTGAATCTGCTAAGAATTACTGGTCCTCCTGGCTTCGAAATGAGATTTTTCGTTGGGAAGAAGAAGAAAGAAGGATAATGGAAGATTTTGAGAAATATTTAGAAGAATTTTCAGAAAAGAAAAGATTAGAAATAAAACAAAAAGAAGAATTATTAGAGAAAGAATTTCAAAGACAAAAAGAGGAATATAAGAAGAAATTAGAAAAAAATTATTCAAAAGCTTTAGAATTTTTATGGAAAAAGCTTGGAGAATAAGCTATGGCAATTGTTTCTTTAAAAAGATTTTGGATTGCAGTTTCTAAAGAGAATGAGGAAAAATTAGTATCTTTACTTAAAGATTATTCTCTAGTTCACTGGGAGGATCTTTCTCCTGAAGAATCTTCTCTAGACTCTGAATTTTCAGTTATTATAAATAAGTTAGAAGAAATAATAAAACTTCTTTTTAAAATTTTTCCTGAAAAGAGGGGTTTTTTAGAAGGGTTTTTTGGAGGAAGACCTGAAATATCGAAGGAGGAACTAGAAAAATTAAGAAAAGAAGTTAATTGGGAAGATTTATATAAGAAAGCAAAAAATATAGAGAGGTCATTGATTCTATTAGAAGAAAAGGAAAAATTTCTTCAAACTTTATATGAAGAAACTCTCTATTGGGAAGATTTAGATGAATCCTTAGATTTTTCAAGAAATTTAAAAAGATTTTTGTTTTATAGCGGTAGTTTTTTAAAAGAAAATTTTGAGAAATTTAAAGAAGAATCCAGGGAAATATTAGATAGAGGCTGGATAAAATATTGGGAAAAAGAAAAGCAAATAAAATGTATCTTTATAGTTCTAAAAGAAGATAAGGATAAGATAGAAAATCTATTGCAAAAATATAAATTTGAGTTTCATAGAATTCCATACTTACGAGGAAAACCTTCGGAAAATATAGAGAGAATAAAGAAATATTTTGAAAAATTAAGAAAGGAATTAGAAGAAACCTTAGAATCCGCAAAGGAACTCTATGACAAAAAACACAATTTATTAGCATGGTATGATTATTTTTATATAAAATCTCAGGAAAAAAATTTTAAAAATTTTAGTTTTGATAGTAAATATTTTGTAGTTTATTCTGGATGGATTCCTACGAAAATTAAGGAAAAATTTGTTAATGAATTGAAAGAAAAACTTGGAGATTTCGTTTGGGAAGAAAGAGAGCCTTTACCTGAGGAAGAGCCACCTGTTCTTCTTGAAAATCCTAAAATTTTTAAACCCTTTGAATTTTTAACAAAGCTTTATGGTTTACCTCCATATAGGGCTTTAGATCCTACGCCTTTTACAGCTCCCTTCTATCTCCTTTTCTTCGGAATTTGTGTTGGAGATTTTGGTTACGGTTTATTACTTCTTCTTTTCTCTTTATGGATAAAGAAAAAATTTAAACCTGAAGGCTCTGCTAAAGAATTAATGGATTTACTTTCAGTCCTAAGTATTCCTTCTATAATTGTAGGAATAATTACATGGAGCTTTTTTGGAAATCAGATATTTTTAGGACCTGATGGAAAATTTCTTGGAGTTCTTCCCATAATTAATCCCTCGGTAGATTTGATAAAAGCCTTGAGTATAGCTTTGCTTATTGGAATAGTTTCTCAATTTTATGCTTTAATATTAAGATTTATTTCTTCTTGGAAAAAGAGAGATTATGAATCTGCATTATTTGATGCACTTTTATGGATTATCTTTTTAGGCTCTATATTGTTCTATGTTTATTCAAGATTTCAAAATATCTCTTCATTGGGTCTTATTAGATATCTACTAGTGCTGAGTCTAATAGGCTTAATTTTAACTCAAGGTAGAGAATATAAGGGAATTGTAAGAATTATTGTAGGTTTGATAAGTATTTATGGAATATTAGGGGGATATGGGATAACCTCTTTTATAGGAGATATTCTTTCCTACTCTCGTCTTTTTGCTCTCAATTTAGTAAGTTCAATTTTTGGATTTGTTATTACTCAACTTTCTGAGATGGTAGGAAACATTCCTTTTCTCGGATGGATCTTGTTTAGTATTATCTGGATTGCAGGACAACTTTTAAATTTCATTTTAAGTGTGTTAGGCGCTTTTGTTCATTCTACTCGTTTACAATTTCTTGAGATTTTTGGTAGATTTTATTCATCCGGCGGAAGAAATTTTAAGACTTTTAAAATAGATGGAAAATACTTTAAACTAAAAGAATCAAGATAGGAGGTAAAGGGTATGTTAGGATTAGCTATTGCCTTAATTGGGGCTGCTTTAGGTGCGGCTCTTGCTGCTGCTGGCTCTGGTAAAGGAGTTGGAATTGCAGGAGAATCAGCTGCTGGAGTTTTAGCAGAAAAGCCAGAGCTTTTTGGAACAGTGTTGATTCTTCAAGCTCTTCCAGGAACTCAGGGTTTTTATGGTTTTATTTCTGCTTTTTTAATCTTATTAAGATTGGGAATTCTTGGGGGAAAATTGCCAGAGTTAACTATCGAACAAGGCCTTTTAGTTTTTGCAGTTAGTATTCCTATAATGTTTGGAGAATTTGTTAGTGCCATATGGCAAGGAAGAGCTAGTGCAGCAGCATTACAGATGGTAGCTCAAAAACCTGAGACTTCGGGACAAGCAATTATTATCCCTGCATTAGTTGAGACTTATGCTATTCTTTCTTTAATAACTTCTATAATATTCTTATTCTATGGAGTGAAAATATAAATGGGTTTAGATAAGATTGTAGAAAGATTAGCAAAGGAAAAAGAGGAAAAAGTTTTAGAAATTAAAACTAAGACAGAAAAAGAATTGGAAAAAATTTTGAAAAAAAGAAAGGAAGAACTTGAACTTTGGAAGGAAGAAAGAAAGAAAAAAATAGAAGAAGCTTTATTGAATGAAGAAAATATTGCGTTAGCAAAAAAGAGACTACAATTTAAGGATGAATTATCTTTATTGGAAAACCAGATGATTTTGAGATTAAAAGAAGATGTTTTAAATAAGTTTCTTTCTCTTAATAAAGAGGAATATCAAAAGTTCTGGGAGAGACTTTTGAGTAAAGAAGGAATAGAATCAGGAGAGATTATCTTAGCGAAAGGAGAAGAGAAATTAGACATAAAAGAACTTTGTGAAAAATTTAAATTAATTTATAAAGAAGAAAGATATGAAGGAAAAGCAGGATTAATGGTTAGAAAAGGAAATATTATCGAAGACTTAACTCTGGAAAATATTATTGATGAAAAAATAAAAGAAAATATTTTAGAGTTGGCAAAAATATTACGAGGGGAATAAATGAGTTATCAAAAATATCTTTTCATATCTACTAACTTAAAAGCAAGAACTTCAAAATTTATAGAATCTACTCTCTTTTCATGGCTTAAGGAGGCAGGATGGGAAGAAATTGAGGATTGGTTAAAAAATTCTCCTTACAATTTTCTACTAGATAGAGAAGATTG encodes:
- the rpmA gene encoding 50S ribosomal protein L27, with product MAHKKSGGASRNGRDSNPKWLGVKKFQDEIVYPGNIIIRQRGTKFHPGLNVGMGKDHTLFALAPGIVKFSIKKGKKIVNVIPIQ
- the nadD gene encoding nicotinate-nucleotide adenylyltransferase, translating into MSNKIGILGGTFDPIHNGHLWFAESAKENFNLEKIIFIPNKIPPHRNIPLASEIERYEMVLLATINVSYFEVSDIEIRREGRSYIVDTLEEIKNLYRDKEIFLLLGSDAFSQFLSWKNPEKVINLCRLIVGKRGEENFNMDLEDFIEKYKEKILFFDFPYFPISAQEIRERIRMGRSIRYLVPPLVEEYIYKKRLYIL
- a CDS encoding DegV family protein, encoding METKESFSVITDTTSDIPDELVEKYGINIVHYYIHMNNKEYKEKVDITSEEVWEYLKNNVNNLPKTACPGVGEYYELFKKLIDLGKSILSIHITSWGSGAFQSAFNAKNIIKEENPKAEIEVFDSKSVSLGTGILVMEAAKASLKGWKIPETIEHIKKLRKRIFHALTSDTLKYLAAGGRIGKAKFLLAEALNINPILSIDEEGVIFALDKAHGRLKAYKRIVSLMQEFFKEKTLLNLGLVHAGVYNELEKLKEEISKKFAVKDVIISKLGAALSVHGGPGTVGVVAYPSELSLEI
- a CDS encoding ATPase gives rise to the protein MAIVSLKRFWIAVSKENEEKLVSLLKDYSLVHWEDLSPEESSLDSEFSVIINKLEEIIKLLFKIFPEKRGFLEGFFGGRPEISKEELEKLRKEVNWEDLYKKAKNIERSLILLEEKEKFLQTLYEETLYWEDLDESLDFSRNLKRFLFYSGSFLKENFEKFKEESREILDRGWIKYWEKEKQIKCIFIVLKEDKDKIENLLQKYKFEFHRIPYLRGKPSENIERIKKYFEKLRKELEETLESAKELYDKKHNLLAWYDYFYIKSQEKNFKNFSFDSKYFVVYSGWIPTKIKEKFVNELKEKLGDFVWEEREPLPEEEPPVLLENPKIFKPFEFLTKLYGLPPYRALDPTPFTAPFYLLFFGICVGDFGYGLLLLLFSLWIKKKFKPEGSAKELMDLLSVLSIPSIIVGIITWSFFGNQIFLGPDGKFLGVLPIINPSVDLIKALSIALLIGIVSQFYALILRFISSWKKRDYESALFDALLWIIFLGSILFYVYSRFQNISSLGLIRYLLVLSLIGLILTQGREYKGIVRIIVGLISIYGILGGYGITSFIGDILSYSRLFALNLVSSIFGFVITQLSEMVGNIPFLGWILFSIIWIAGQLLNFILSVLGAFVHSTRLQFLEIFGRFYSSGGRNFKTFKIDGKYFKLKESR
- the rplU gene encoding 50S ribosomal protein L21; this translates as MFAVVETGGKQYKVSVGSIIEVEKINAKEGEEVILDKILLLNKDGEVLIGKPYLEGVKITAKVLKQDKYPKVIVFKFKRKKHYRRKYGHRQPFTRLAIQNIEIQ
- the obgE gene encoding GTPase ObgE, which encodes MFIDKVKIFVKGGDGGNGCVSFRREKFTPKGGPDGGDGGKGGDVILEADENLDTLLDFYYKRHFIAEKGSHGKGKKQNGKNGKDLIIKVPIGTLVFDAETNELIEDLVYPGQRVTVAKGGKGGRGNSSFATSTRQTPYFAEKGEKGEERWIYLELKIIADVGLVGLPNAGKSTLLSQITSAHPEIGDYPFTTKFPNLGVVQREDFSFTIADIPGLIEGAHLGKGMGHEFLRHIERTHLLIFLLDGSDEINPPQKAYSILEKELGLYNPKLLDKKRIIAINKIDLPETQKNLDEIKNWLSQLNFPFIFISAKFKLNLEEFVKLVWENLKEVLEVPQMIEIKEKEDLKEDVISLQKEDNFWILNDPKSTSLANRLNLYDFQAQSYFINYIRRRGILKLIRKNKVNDGELIKIGNYFFKYYSFPHSQLILENE
- the rpmB gene encoding 50S ribosomal protein L28; amino-acid sequence: MSRKCDICGKGPWVGLQVSHSHRRTKRRWLPNIQKVKAVVNGKITTLKVCTRCLKAGKVVRAV